A stretch of Aedes aegypti strain LVP_AGWG chromosome 2, AaegL5.0 Primary Assembly, whole genome shotgun sequence DNA encodes these proteins:
- the LOC5572463 gene encoding protein tyrosine phosphatase type IVA 1 isoform X1 yields the protein MTTVIMRQKDIRPAPARIEFKGMKFLITDRPADNTIQCYIQELKKHNVSVVVRVCEPSYKIEELANQGIMVRDLAFEDGTFPPQNIVEEWFEILKQNFLYRFQEDPEACVAVHCVAGLGRAPVLVALALIELGLKYEAAVEMIRDKRRGAINAKQLSYLEKYKPKSRLKHKNGHKNSCCVQ from the exons ATGACAACCGTCATCATGCGCCAGAAGGACATCAGACCAGCGCCGGCCCGGATCGAATTCAAGGGCATGAAGTTCCTGATAACCGACCGTCCCGCGGACAACACCATCCAGTGCTACATCCAG gAGCTCAAGAAACACAACGTTTCGGTGGTGGTGCGCGTGTGCGAACCCAGCTACAAGATCGAAGAGCTCGCCAACCAGGGCATCATGGTGCGAGACCTTGCCTTCGAAGATGGAACCTTCCCGCCACAGAACATTGTCGAGGAGtggttcgaaattttgaagcagaa TTTCCTATATAGATTCCAGGAAGACCCGGAGGCGTGTGTAGCGGTCCATTGCGTGGCAGGTCTCGGCCGAGCGCCGGTTCTGGTGGCACTAGCGTTGATCGAACTAGGACTCAAATACGAGGCAGCTGTGGAAATGATTAGGGA CAAACGGAGGGGTGCtatcaatgccaaacaactgtcaTACTTAGAAAAGTATAAGCCCAAGTCACGACTAAAGCACAAAAATGGTCACAAGAATTCGTGCTGCGTGCAATAA
- the LOC5572463 gene encoding protein tyrosine phosphatase type IVA 1 isoform X2: MTTVIMRQKDIRPAPARIEFKGMKFLITDRPADNTIQCYIQELKKHNVSVVVRVCEPSYKIEELANQGIMVRDLAFEDGTFPPQNIVEEWFEILKQKFQEDPEACVAVHCVAGLGRAPVLVALALIELGLKYEAAVEMIRDKRRGAINAKQLSYLEKYKPKSRLKHKNGHKNSCCVQ, from the exons ATGACAACCGTCATCATGCGCCAGAAGGACATCAGACCAGCGCCGGCCCGGATCGAATTCAAGGGCATGAAGTTCCTGATAACCGACCGTCCCGCGGACAACACCATCCAGTGCTACATCCAG gAGCTCAAGAAACACAACGTTTCGGTGGTGGTGCGCGTGTGCGAACCCAGCTACAAGATCGAAGAGCTCGCCAACCAGGGCATCATGGTGCGAGACCTTGCCTTCGAAGATGGAACCTTCCCGCCACAGAACATTGTCGAGGAGtggttcgaaattttgaagcagaa ATTCCAGGAAGACCCGGAGGCGTGTGTAGCGGTCCATTGCGTGGCAGGTCTCGGCCGAGCGCCGGTTCTGGTGGCACTAGCGTTGATCGAACTAGGACTCAAATACGAGGCAGCTGTGGAAATGATTAGGGA CAAACGGAGGGGTGCtatcaatgccaaacaactgtcaTACTTAGAAAAGTATAAGCCCAAGTCACGACTAAAGCACAAAAATGGTCACAAGAATTCGTGCTGCGTGCAATAA